In bacterium, the sequence AAGGGGAGGGTTACTAAAAGGACAATAACACCGGATCCTAAATACAGTGACCAAATAGTAGCTAAATTTGTAAATTGTATTATGAGAAGAGGCAAAAAAAGTTTGGCTGAATCTATACTCTATGATTCTTTGGATATTATACATAAGAGTACAAAAAAAGACTCTTTGGAAGTGTTCAAGCAGGCTCTTGATAATGTAAAGCCGGTTTTAGAGGTTAAGTCCAAAAGAATTGGAGGCGCTACGTATCAAGTACCTATAGAAGTTAGCTCTGATAGGAG encodes:
- the rpsG gene encoding 30S ribosomal protein S7: MPRKGRVTKRTITPDPKYSDQIVAKFVNCIMRRGKKSLAESILYDSLDIIHKSTKKDSLEVFKQALDNVKPVLEVKSKRIGGATYQVPIEVSSDRRTSLAMRWIITYAKARKGKSMGEKLAQEIVDASKGEGTSVKKKEDVHKMAEANKAFAHYR